One part of the Arachidicoccus terrestris genome encodes these proteins:
- a CDS encoding dihydrodipicolinate synthase family protein produces the protein MKSQLKGLIAAPFTPMDEHGELDLTKIKDYYTLLKRNKVTGAFIAGSTGEGVSLTMDEKMALAGAWAAAAADDPGFHVIILVGGTCLKDCIQLARYAAEAGIYGVAFTAPSYFKPANASILAELCRKIAGAVPDTPFYYYHIPVLTGCQVTMFELLKAIDGSIPNLCGIKYTHEDFMDFQSCMNIEGGRYNMLWGRDENMLPALALQTKAAVGSTYNYAAPLYHRLIEAYNRGDHSLAERLQQQAIDMIRLLGKYGGMATGKAYMKLIGLDCGQFRLPIGNMDEKSFELFKKDTEQIGFPNFRSV, from the coding sequence ATGAAATCACAATTAAAAGGCTTGATCGCTGCTCCATTTACCCCTATGGATGAACACGGAGAATTGGATCTGACGAAAATAAAAGACTATTATACGCTGCTAAAAAGAAATAAGGTGACCGGTGCCTTTATCGCCGGCTCAACAGGCGAAGGCGTTTCCCTCACCATGGATGAAAAAATGGCCCTCGCCGGCGCATGGGCAGCGGCAGCGGCTGACGATCCCGGGTTCCATGTCATTATACTGGTGGGCGGCACTTGCCTCAAAGACTGTATACAGCTCGCCAGGTATGCAGCAGAAGCCGGCATATACGGCGTTGCCTTTACCGCCCCTTCCTATTTTAAGCCTGCCAATGCATCCATATTGGCTGAACTGTGCCGCAAAATTGCCGGCGCCGTCCCTGATACACCCTTTTATTATTATCATATCCCGGTACTGACGGGCTGCCAGGTAACCATGTTTGAGCTGCTGAAAGCCATTGACGGCAGTATCCCTAACCTATGTGGCATTAAGTATACCCATGAAGACTTTATGGATTTCCAGTCCTGCATGAATATTGAAGGCGGCCGCTACAATATGCTCTGGGGCCGCGATGAAAACATGCTGCCGGCACTCGCCCTCCAGACAAAAGCCGCGGTCGGCAGCACATACAACTATGCAGCACCACTTTATCACAGGTTAATAGAAGCCTATAACCGGGGAGATCATTCACTGGCCGAAAGACTCCAGCAACAGGCCATTGATATGATTCGTTTACTGGGTAAGTACGGCGGCATGGCGACCGGCAAAGCCTACATGAAACTGATTGGTCTGGATTGTGGTCAGTTCAGGCTGCCTATCGGCAACATGGATGAAAAATCATTTGAGCTGTTTAAAAAGGACACGGAACAAATAGGATTCCCGAACTTTAGATCCGTTTAA
- a CDS encoding aldo/keto reductase: MKSIQIGNSDLKVMPINLGGNVFGWTLDEAASFKILDGFLDRGFNFIDTADVYSVWGGPDNKGGESETIIGKWMKARGNRDKVVIATKVGWDFKDGRKGLKADYIRSAAEDSLRRLQIDSIDLYYNHIDTGEVPLEETLGAFGELIAAGKVRYIAASNVPADRLKASLELAKTGSYPAYQALQPHYNLVDKAGYNQELQHIAQQNNLTVFPYWSLAGGFLTGKYRTKEDLGQSIRGLHVEKYLTPEGLQIVDLLQELAGKYQTSAAALALAWLFFTPMVGAPLSSATKTTHLDILAAVPDLVEKIEKSDIDRLTALSDKMVYNTDQ; this comes from the coding sequence ATGAAAAGTATACAGATAGGTAATTCGGATTTAAAGGTGATGCCCATCAATCTGGGCGGTAATGTATTTGGCTGGACCCTTGATGAGGCCGCTTCCTTTAAGATTCTGGACGGATTTTTAGACCGGGGATTTAATTTTATAGATACTGCCGATGTGTATTCGGTATGGGGAGGGCCTGATAACAAAGGCGGCGAATCAGAAACAATTATTGGCAAATGGATGAAGGCCCGCGGTAACAGAGATAAAGTTGTCATCGCTACGAAAGTGGGCTGGGATTTTAAAGACGGCAGAAAGGGATTAAAGGCGGATTATATACGCAGCGCGGCTGAAGATTCACTCAGACGCTTACAGATAGATTCCATTGATCTGTACTATAACCACATTGATACCGGTGAAGTGCCGCTGGAAGAAACGCTGGGCGCCTTCGGGGAGCTGATAGCGGCGGGCAAGGTACGATATATAGCCGCCTCCAATGTTCCGGCCGACCGGTTGAAAGCTTCACTGGAACTGGCGAAAACAGGAAGTTATCCCGCTTACCAGGCGCTGCAGCCACATTATAATCTGGTGGATAAAGCAGGCTATAACCAGGAATTGCAGCATATTGCTCAGCAAAATAACCTGACTGTATTTCCTTATTGGTCACTGGCCGGCGGTTTTCTGACCGGTAAGTACAGGACAAAAGAAGATCTGGGACAGAGCATCCGTGGGTTACATGTAGAAAAATACCTGACGCCTGAAGGATTGCAGATCGTTGATCTCTTACAGGAATTGGCCGGCAAGTATCAGACCTCCGCCGCCGCACTCGCCTTGGCATGGCTGTTTTTTACACCGATGGTGGGGGCGCCTTTGTCCAGCGCTACCAAAACGACACATTTGGATATTCTTGCCGCTGTACCGGATCTGGTAGAAAAAATAGAAAAGTCAGATATTGACAGACTGACGGCGTTATCGGATAAAATGGTGTACAATACCGATCAATAG
- the nanU gene encoding SusD family outer membrane lipoprotein NanU produces the protein MKKYMSILMVPVAAMLLGSCSKQLNLAPVSSVSDANYWKNADQVNAFVTGIHIQFRRDNTAFLYMGELRAGSFGTDPGSSSAFTGEATQGFENMWNQTLDANNPGVRNFGGFYYNINQLNLLIQKIQATSFVAAADKAYYLGIGYGMRAFYYFQLYRTWGDVIIQTAPVDHIDISNLAKAADPATEVMKQIKKDIDSSAANFADDYSFRQQKGFWSKPATEMLKAEVYLWTAGRKGGSADATTALAALNDIQAKVPGLKLLPSYADIFTEKGNDEIIFASSNNLNESTLSFIGNFVPQAGLIQNFYDSVQNMKFDASNNWGGLLRAPTKISTFRQFRDDDARKWASIQPAYNKNSDGSYSIAGCFIRKYLGEQNAGSREYTNDFPIYRYADLLLLKAEAEILLGQSPATEINQVRQRAYGNNYKAAVQGYPNQAIDANPKEAVLQERLLEFLLEGKRWYDLRSMGDQYVFEHTSLRSSEAYKLLWPIDLGALTNNRSLVQNPGYPKF, from the coding sequence ATGAAAAAATATATGTCAATTCTGATGGTCCCGGTCGCAGCCATGCTGCTAGGGTCCTGCTCCAAACAACTGAACCTGGCACCGGTCAGCAGTGTCAGTGATGCCAATTACTGGAAAAATGCAGACCAGGTAAATGCCTTTGTGACCGGCATTCACATTCAATTCAGGCGTGACAATACGGCCTTTTTATACATGGGTGAATTGAGGGCCGGATCTTTCGGAACCGACCCCGGATCTTCTTCTGCCTTCACGGGCGAAGCCACACAGGGCTTTGAAAACATGTGGAATCAGACGCTCGATGCCAATAACCCCGGCGTGCGCAACTTTGGCGGATTCTATTATAATATCAACCAATTAAATCTGCTTATCCAAAAAATCCAGGCAACCAGCTTCGTTGCCGCAGCCGACAAGGCTTATTACCTGGGTATCGGTTACGGCATGCGGGCCTTCTATTATTTTCAATTATACAGAACCTGGGGGGATGTCATTATCCAGACGGCACCCGTAGATCATATCGACATTTCTAATCTCGCTAAAGCAGCGGATCCGGCCACGGAGGTCATGAAGCAGATTAAAAAGGATATCGATAGTTCTGCCGCGAATTTTGCAGATGATTACAGCTTTAGGCAACAAAAGGGATTCTGGTCCAAGCCGGCCACTGAAATGCTGAAAGCAGAAGTTTATCTGTGGACCGCCGGCAGAAAAGGAGGATCCGCGGATGCAACAACGGCGCTGGCGGCCTTAAATGATATCCAGGCCAAAGTACCCGGCCTCAAACTGCTGCCTTCCTACGCAGATATATTCACCGAAAAAGGCAATGATGAGATCATTTTTGCCAGCTCCAATAATCTAAATGAATCCACATTGAGTTTTATCGGTAATTTTGTTCCCCAGGCAGGGCTGATCCAGAACTTTTATGATTCTGTGCAAAACATGAAATTTGACGCGTCGAATAACTGGGGAGGCTTATTAAGGGCCCCTACTAAAATCAGTACCTTCAGACAGTTCAGGGATGATGACGCCAGAAAATGGGCATCCATTCAACCGGCATATAATAAAAACAGCGACGGCTCGTACAGCATTGCGGGATGTTTCATCCGCAAATACCTGGGGGAACAAAACGCGGGATCCAGGGAATATACCAATGATTTTCCCATTTACCGGTATGCGGATCTGTTATTACTAAAAGCAGAAGCGGAGATTTTGCTCGGCCAGTCACCGGCCACAGAAATCAATCAGGTCAGACAACGCGCATACGGTAATAATTATAAAGCGGCCGTGCAGGGGTATCCCAACCAGGCTATCGACGCCAATCCCAAAGAAGCTGTATTGCAGGAAAGACTGCTGGAGTTTCTTCTGGAAGGAAAAAGATGGTATGACCTAAGGAGTATGGGAGACCAATATGTCTTTGAACATACCTCACTTCGTTCCAGCGAGGCATATAAACTCCTCTGGCCAATCGATCTGGGCGCCCTGACCAATAACCGGTCACTGGTCCAGAACCCCGGCTATCCCAAGTTTTAA
- the bioB gene encoding biotin synthase BioB yields MKITRDQTDHERKNWTKEEILAIYNTPFLELVYEAARVHRHHHDPNKVQISSLISIKTGGCPEDCGYCPQAARYHTEVKMHELLPVHQVKAQALRAKQHGISRVCLGAAWRNVKDGDEFDQVLDMVRTVTKLDMEVCCTLGMLTENQARRLEEAGLYAYNHNIDSSEDYYKEVISTRGFEDRLQTIGNVRKTSITVCSGGIIGMGETVADRCDMLRILANMYPQPESVPINALVAVEGTPMEDQQPVSIFEMVRMVATARIVIPGTQVRLSAGRTSMSQEGQALCFMAGANSIFAGDKLLTTPNPDIGEDKKLFDELGIKAQAPFEKHPKRDVVEAGDARVQALGENPRWSRPGHTIGRNEAARHKGGVTNTEEKGSQ; encoded by the coding sequence ATGAAAATCACTAGAGATCAGACAGATCACGAAAGAAAAAACTGGACAAAGGAAGAAATTCTCGCTATCTATAATACGCCCTTTTTGGAACTGGTCTATGAGGCTGCCCGGGTCCACCGTCACCACCATGATCCAAATAAAGTACAGATCAGTTCACTGATCTCTATTAAAACGGGAGGTTGCCCGGAAGACTGCGGCTATTGTCCGCAGGCAGCCCGTTATCATACAGAAGTGAAAATGCATGAACTGCTGCCCGTTCATCAGGTAAAGGCCCAGGCGCTGCGCGCCAAGCAACATGGTATCTCCCGTGTTTGCCTGGGTGCTGCATGGAGAAATGTGAAGGACGGCGATGAGTTCGATCAGGTGCTGGACATGGTACGTACAGTGACTAAACTCGATATGGAGGTGTGCTGTACGCTGGGTATGCTGACAGAGAATCAGGCCAGGCGGCTGGAAGAAGCCGGTCTCTATGCATACAATCATAATATCGACAGCTCTGAAGATTACTATAAAGAAGTGATTTCTACCAGGGGATTTGAAGACCGGTTACAAACGATCGGCAATGTCCGTAAGACTTCTATAACGGTATGCTCCGGCGGTATTATCGGCATGGGGGAGACCGTGGCTGACCGTTGCGACATGCTGCGTATCCTCGCCAATATGTACCCCCAGCCGGAGAGCGTGCCTATCAACGCGCTGGTAGCGGTTGAAGGAACACCGATGGAAGATCAGCAGCCGGTTTCTATTTTTGAAATGGTAAGGATGGTGGCTACGGCGAGAATTGTCATTCCCGGAACCCAGGTCCGGCTTTCTGCGGGCAGAACCAGTATGTCTCAGGAAGGACAGGCGCTTTGCTTTATGGCAGGGGCGAATTCCATTTTCGCAGGCGATAAACTATTGACAACACCTAATCCGGATATAGGCGAGGATAAGAAATTATTTGATGAACTGGGCATCAAGGCGCAGGCGCCCTTCGAGAAGCATCCCAAAAGGGATGTGGTGGAGGCTGGCGATGCACGTGTCCAGGCGCTGGGAGAAAATCCCAGGTGGAGCCGTCCGGGACACACGATCGGGCGTAATGAAGCTGCCAGACATAAAGGCGGTGTAACAAATACAGAAGAAAAAGGCAGTCAGTGA
- a CDS encoding SusC/RagA family TonB-linked outer membrane protein encodes MKKNPSCLKWKLTFFLMLCATITWAQTRQITGTVQDSTNHQGLSGASLHIVGSTLGVTTAPDGSFTLSVSPGATIEVNYTGFDTKTLKVGDQNMLNILLSPKAGSLDEIVVIGYGTQKRKDITSSIATLDNKTLASTPRANIGAALQGAVPGVQVTNSSGTPGATPNIVLRGGASINAPGNPLVVVDGIIREFNDIPAEDIASVEILKDASATAIYGARANNGVILITTKQGKSGAASLTYKFTGGYNQNRRDYSYLNAHDYIYYNRMGNLNSGRSLSAVNQSRGYGLLTDPANLASFDIRKLDNSTRHLLSEGWQIMADPYNADGNGRTDSILYKDHSGEIKDLVFRNTYTKDHYLSAMGGNDKGKYFASFDYYDEDGIIVGSSYKRYSGTVNGSYKIKPTLEVISGVSLSTASQYGIATSDANVIYRTMALWPTFNPWLDTARTDPNPGVGVSDGNPLYWLRKKDRTNTDTKITANASVKWDIVKGLFVKATGSIYYNDITNQSYAFPTSNYTDLFAGKLSSYTRDAYNSTNKEFQQQYNAVLNYSTSISDLHHFTAMVGAEYYGVKYSSLYVHGQNAPTDDIPTANASTLFPADGSNGSTRSQFAIVSTFGRLNYDFNQKYLLTAVFRSDAVSSLAKENRVGFFPGLSAGWNIHKEAFFQNSGLSRFISNLKPRVSYGVNGNIAGLGNYEVQGTYGSQGNYNGYAGFLNTGLVNPGLKWERSTTTDIGLDAGFVNNRINFTFDYYNRKTSDLLTSLTLPSYVGYGSIRTNLGTLQNRGYEFSVQARIVDHPDAFSFSMGANASFVKNKILRLPFNGNDNNRQGGLQVWDPASRQLIWVGGYQEGQSIGDVYAFKQLGIFKDDAEVQAIAGNRYDAVANITGPGITGGAGKITPGDVNWMDVDRNDTIDTRDQVKMGNIFPKWTGGFNTNFSYKNLSLYARFDFALNYVIYNDLMARTLGNYQGTFNYLDRQKDAWTPDNTVTDIPKVYYADQVAAPLGKKNYTRINNASTSLNSNNSNLYEQGGYLACREVTLAYQFPGQLLKKSRVFKTAKIYVSGSNLFYLTHFSGPSPEPPTSGSQVTGVYVGSYPIPRTYVVGVQVSL; translated from the coding sequence ATGAAAAAGAATCCTTCCTGCCTTAAGTGGAAATTGACTTTTTTTCTCATGCTGTGCGCTACTATTACCTGGGCACAGACCCGGCAGATTACCGGTACCGTACAGGATTCCACCAACCATCAGGGACTCAGCGGCGCCAGTCTGCACATTGTGGGCAGTACCCTTGGGGTGACCACGGCACCCGATGGCAGTTTTACCCTGAGCGTATCTCCGGGCGCCACGATTGAAGTAAATTATACCGGTTTTGATACCAAAACACTGAAGGTGGGTGATCAAAACATGCTAAACATCCTTCTGAGCCCCAAAGCGGGCAGCCTTGATGAAATTGTGGTAATCGGATACGGTACGCAAAAGCGAAAAGACATCACCAGTTCTATTGCCACACTCGATAACAAGACGCTGGCCAGTACGCCCAGAGCCAATATCGGCGCTGCATTGCAGGGCGCTGTACCCGGGGTACAGGTCACAAACAGCAGCGGGACACCGGGCGCTACACCCAACATCGTATTAAGAGGGGGCGCTTCCATCAATGCACCCGGTAACCCGCTGGTGGTAGTCGACGGCATTATCCGGGAGTTCAACGATATCCCGGCAGAGGATATCGCATCCGTAGAAATCTTAAAAGACGCCTCGGCGACTGCCATCTATGGTGCCCGCGCCAACAACGGCGTGATACTCATTACGACTAAACAAGGTAAGTCCGGCGCCGCTTCCTTAACCTATAAGTTCACGGGCGGCTATAACCAGAACAGGCGTGACTACAGCTACCTGAATGCCCATGATTATATTTATTACAACCGCATGGGCAACCTGAATTCCGGCAGGTCTTTATCCGCCGTCAATCAATCGCGCGGCTACGGCCTGTTGACGGACCCGGCCAACCTGGCGTCTTTTGATATCCGTAAGCTGGACAACAGCACACGGCACCTGCTTTCTGAAGGCTGGCAGATAATGGCCGATCCCTACAACGCCGACGGGAATGGACGAACCGACAGTATCCTCTATAAGGATCACTCCGGGGAGATCAAAGATCTGGTCTTTAGAAATACCTATACCAAGGATCATTATCTAAGCGCAATGGGCGGTAATGACAAAGGAAAATACTTTGCCAGTTTTGATTACTATGATGAAGACGGCATCATTGTAGGCTCCTCCTATAAGCGCTACTCGGGAACGGTCAATGGCTCCTATAAAATCAAGCCGACCCTGGAAGTAATTTCCGGTGTGAGCCTCTCTACGGCTTCTCAATATGGTATTGCCACTTCCGATGCCAATGTGATCTACCGGACGATGGCGCTTTGGCCCACTTTTAACCCATGGCTGGATACTGCCAGGACAGATCCCAATCCCGGTGTCGGCGTCAGCGATGGCAACCCCCTGTATTGGCTCCGCAAAAAAGACCGGACCAATACCGATACCAAGATAACTGCCAATGCATCGGTAAAATGGGATATTGTCAAGGGTTTATTTGTCAAAGCCACGGGTAGCATCTATTACAATGATATCACCAATCAGTCGTATGCATTTCCGACGTCTAATTATACGGATCTTTTTGCCGGGAAGTTATCATCCTATACCCGGGACGCCTACAACAGTACCAATAAGGAGTTTCAACAGCAATACAATGCGGTACTAAACTACAGCACCTCCATTAGCGACCTGCATCATTTCACCGCCATGGTCGGCGCAGAATACTACGGTGTGAAATATTCCAGCCTGTACGTGCATGGGCAGAATGCGCCGACTGACGATATCCCTACAGCCAATGCATCTACCCTGTTCCCGGCAGACGGTTCCAACGGCAGTACCCGGAGCCAGTTTGCCATCGTCTCCACCTTTGGCCGGTTAAATTATGACTTTAACCAGAAATATTTACTTACAGCGGTATTTCGTTCAGATGCGGTTTCCAGCCTGGCTAAGGAGAACCGGGTCGGTTTCTTCCCGGGACTGTCAGCCGGCTGGAATATCCACAAAGAGGCTTTCTTTCAAAACAGCGGCCTGTCGCGCTTCATCTCCAACTTAAAACCCAGGGTCAGCTACGGCGTCAATGGTAATATTGCAGGGCTGGGTAATTATGAAGTGCAGGGAACCTACGGTTCACAAGGCAATTACAACGGCTACGCCGGTTTCCTCAATACCGGTCTGGTCAACCCTGGCCTGAAATGGGAAAGAAGTACCACTACTGACATAGGCCTGGACGCCGGCTTTGTAAATAACAGGATCAATTTCACTTTCGATTACTACAACCGCAAAACCAGTGACCTTTTAACCAGCCTTACTTTGCCGAGTTATGTGGGATACGGCTCCATCAGAACCAATCTGGGTACCCTGCAAAACAGAGGTTATGAATTCAGTGTGCAGGCCCGTATTGTCGACCATCCGGATGCCTTTAGTTTCTCTATGGGTGCCAACGCCTCTTTTGTAAAAAACAAAATCCTCCGGCTTCCCTTTAACGGTAACGACAACAACCGCCAGGGCGGCCTGCAGGTCTGGGATCCCGCTTCCCGTCAGCTCATCTGGGTAGGCGGTTATCAGGAAGGTCAGTCCATCGGAGATGTATATGCCTTTAAACAACTGGGCATATTCAAAGACGATGCAGAAGTACAGGCGATTGCGGGCAACCGCTACGATGCGGTGGCCAATATCACCGGCCCCGGTATTACAGGCGGCGCCGGTAAAATCACGCCCGGGGATGTTAACTGGATGGATGTCGACCGTAACGACACCATCGACACCAGAGATCAGGTGAAGATGGGCAATATATTTCCAAAATGGACCGGTGGATTTAATACCAACTTTTCTTACAAGAACCTGTCATTATACGCAAGATTTGACTTTGCGCTGAACTATGTTATTTATAATGATCTGATGGCCCGCACCCTGGGTAACTATCAAGGTACCTTTAACTACCTGGATCGTCAAAAAGATGCCTGGACACCGGATAATACCGTGACAGACATTCCCAAAGTCTATTATGCAGACCAGGTAGCGGCCCCGCTGGGTAAGAAAAACTATACCCGGATCAATAATGCCAGCACCAGCCTGAACAGCAATAATTCTAACTTATACGAACAAGGTGGGTACCTCGCCTGCAGAGAGGTCACATTAGCCTATCAGTTCCCCGGTCAGTTACTGAAAAAGTCACGCGTGTTTAAAACAGCCAAAATATATGTCAGTGGCAGTAATTTATTCTACCTGACTCATTTCTCCGGGCCCTCTCCCGAGCCACCCACCAGCGGCAGTCAGGTAACCGGCGTCTATGTGGGCTCCTATCCTATTCCCAGAACGTATGTAGTCGGTGTTCAGGTCAGTTTATAA
- a CDS encoding NADP-dependent isocitrate dehydrogenase, which produces MIEIAVAKGDGIGPEIMEAVLDIFKAAEAPLQYEFVEMGKWVFDKGFGNGMTPEAKTTIEKLGILFKGPMETPKGKGVKSINVTARKTWNTYANKRTFQTLHGVNTVFSKAGIPIDVTVVRENIEDTYGGIEHQLTEDVAISRRLITRPGSEQVIRYAFEIARQKKARRITCVHKANIMKITDGMFLNAFRRIAGEYPEIAADDIIVDDLCMKMVTRPETFDVVVLTNLQGDIVSDLCAGLVGGLGFAPSANIGDNICIFEAVHGTAPDIAGKNIANPTALLLSGIAMLQHLGLTATAAKIENALLYTLEQGIHTGDFGDKIIPALNTTDFAARIIANFGKQPNAGARTAAADQPVKIEVPVLKENQLIHSSEPATKTLAGVDFFIDSTLQPAAIADIAQKYSTDSLPLINLSNRGTQVWPGGSKFTVLVDSYTIRFEAPEGKTITQQTIIDLYTKLAGEFQITSVETLLELNGQKVYSLAQGQ; this is translated from the coding sequence ATGATTGAGATAGCCGTAGCTAAAGGCGATGGGATCGGTCCAGAGATTATGGAAGCGGTTTTAGATATTTTCAAGGCCGCCGAAGCACCCCTGCAGTATGAGTTTGTTGAAATGGGCAAATGGGTTTTTGATAAGGGATTCGGCAATGGCATGACGCCGGAAGCCAAAACAACCATTGAAAAACTGGGCATTCTTTTCAAAGGCCCGATGGAAACCCCAAAAGGTAAAGGTGTAAAAAGCATCAATGTGACCGCCAGAAAGACCTGGAACACCTACGCCAATAAAAGAACTTTCCAGACACTGCATGGTGTCAACACCGTCTTTAGTAAAGCAGGCATTCCCATTGATGTAACCGTTGTGCGTGAAAATATAGAAGACACCTATGGTGGTATTGAGCATCAGCTGACAGAAGATGTGGCCATTAGCCGCCGTCTGATTACCCGTCCGGGCAGTGAACAGGTCATCCGTTACGCTTTTGAAATAGCCCGTCAGAAAAAAGCACGCCGTATCACCTGTGTACACAAGGCTAACATCATGAAGATCACAGACGGCATGTTTCTGAATGCTTTTCGCAGGATTGCCGGTGAATATCCTGAGATTGCCGCAGACGATATCATTGTAGATGACCTTTGCATGAAAATGGTGACCCGCCCGGAGACTTTCGATGTCGTCGTGCTGACCAACCTTCAGGGAGATATCGTAAGTGATCTCTGCGCAGGGCTTGTAGGTGGACTGGGCTTCGCTCCTTCTGCCAATATCGGTGATAATATCTGCATCTTTGAAGCCGTGCACGGTACTGCGCCCGACATCGCAGGTAAAAATATCGCCAACCCGACGGCACTGCTGCTCAGTGGCATCGCGATGTTACAGCATCTGGGACTGACCGCCACCGCGGCAAAAATTGAAAATGCGCTGCTCTATACCTTAGAGCAAGGTATCCATACCGGGGACTTTGGAGATAAAATAATTCCAGCCCTGAATACAACAGATTTTGCAGCCAGGATCATTGCCAACTTCGGCAAACAGCCCAACGCAGGTGCCAGAACCGCGGCAGCTGACCAGCCTGTCAAAATCGAGGTGCCTGTACTGAAAGAAAACCAGCTTATTCACTCCAGTGAGCCCGCCACTAAGACCCTGGCTGGCGTGGATTTCTTTATTGACAGTACGCTGCAACCGGCAGCCATCGCTGATATCGCTCAAAAATACAGTACGGACAGCCTCCCACTGATCAACCTGAGCAATCGCGGTACTCAGGTATGGCCGGGCGGATCCAAGTTCACCGTGCTGGTGGATAGCTATACCATCCGTTTTGAGGCGCCTGAAGGCAAGACCATCACACAACAAACCATTATTGATCTTTATACGAAACTTGCCGGTGAGTTTCAGATTACCTCAGTGGAAACACTGCTGGAGCTGAACGGTCAGAAAGTATATAGCCTGGCGCAAGGTCAGTAA
- a CDS encoding DUF2269 family protein has translation MITIYAILKSVHILMAIMALGANLSYPLWLYIGHKNDKYLPFALKGIQTLDDYMANPAYILSLLTGLGLCWYMHLNPLTAFWLWGSLILYAIAAGTGIAVYSPLLKKQMAILASSGKDSAAYRQINKKGFYTGIFIFLIAFSIILLMVAKPS, from the coding sequence ATGATTACGATATACGCCATTTTAAAATCCGTTCATATTCTCATGGCCATTATGGCCCTGGGCGCTAACCTGAGCTATCCGCTGTGGCTCTATATCGGCCACAAAAATGACAAGTACCTGCCCTTTGCCTTAAAAGGCATTCAGACGCTCGACGATTATATGGCGAACCCGGCCTATATTCTCAGTCTTCTCACCGGCCTGGGGCTCTGCTGGTATATGCACCTGAATCCACTCACCGCATTCTGGCTGTGGGGTTCACTGATCCTGTATGCGATAGCGGCCGGAACCGGTATAGCCGTATATAGCCCCCTGCTTAAAAAGCAAATGGCTATTCTGGCCAGCTCAGGCAAGGACAGTGCCGCCTATCGGCAAATTAATAAAAAAGGATTTTATACGGGTATATTCATATTCTTAATAGCCTTCAGTATCATCTTACTGATGGTGGCAAAACCTTCTTAG